In the genome of Leptospira sanjuanensis, one region contains:
- a CDS encoding BrnT family toxin — translation MELPDLSQITGFDWDLGNIEKNWKKHKVKPGEIEEIFFNDPLLVIPDDYHSGIEDRYIVLGITNSGRKLFAVITIRKDKIRPISVREMTPRERKVYENS, via the coding sequence ATGGAATTACCGGATTTAAGCCAAATTACAGGTTTTGACTGGGATTTAGGTAATATTGAAAAGAACTGGAAAAAGCACAAAGTAAAGCCAGGTGAAATAGAAGAAATCTTTTTTAACGATCCTTTACTTGTAATACCGGATGATTACCATTCAGGAATAGAAGATCGATATATCGTTTTAGGGATTACGAATTCAGGGAGAAAGTTGTTCGCTGTAATAACGATTCGTAAAGATAAGATCCGTCCTATCTCAGTTCGTGAAATGACACCTCGGGAAAGAAAAGTCTATGAAAACTCGTAA
- a CDS encoding helix-turn-helix transcriptional regulator, with the protein MGKSKNKSQSIVRKWPKSEIIRRISEEERKAFYHQLKIARLEANLTQAQVAKMIKRSRSQVSKIESGKCRVSA; encoded by the coding sequence ATGGGAAAATCTAAAAACAAGTCTCAAAGTATTGTCCGAAAATGGCCTAAATCGGAGATCATAAGAAGAATTTCCGAGGAAGAAAGGAAAGCATTCTATCATCAGCTAAAAATCGCGAGACTAGAAGCTAATCTTACCCAAGCGCAGGTTGCAAAGATGATTAAAAGGAGCAGAAGTCAGGTTTCAAAGATAGAATCAGGGAAATGTAGAGTAAGCGCCTAA
- the tnpC gene encoding IS66 family transposase: MSLDLNSLPDDVEELKRIIILENNKYQEELRLQKQKESEHLDQIERLKIQLFGRKTEKWSQIEKDQGFLFNEIESSLQEDSPEPEEESLFSPVKSHTRKKTGRKPFPDYFPRIEILHDIPEIDKTCSCGHELTRIGEDKSEKLDIIPAKIQVEVHIRPKYACKHCEGTSDETLPVVRIAPVPHQIAEKSMLSSGFLAHTLTQKFADALPFYRQAGILQRSGVDISRSTLSNTAIQVFEKLSPMIEDVRRELFKSKYLQIDETILQVLNEEGKLNTSKSYMWVIRGFIREKPVVLYHYEPSRSAKFLEEWIQGFEGIIQTDGFESYDSLLKVKSKILHAGCWNHARRRFFEILKIDSKNVQAEWIVKKIGKLYTIESKAKVESLSSEEHLKLRQSESKPIVDEIRSWMNKRIVEVAPKSSMGKALSYLSGQWEKLLLFLDHPELQLDTNLVENDIRPFVIGRKNWLFSGCPQGATASAGFYSLIQNAKISGIDPYAYLRDLFKSWETIPRSLSCEDLPKNGGLVVR; this comes from the coding sequence ATGTCTTTGGATCTAAACTCTCTTCCTGATGATGTAGAAGAACTAAAAAGAATCATTATATTAGAGAATAATAAATATCAGGAAGAATTACGACTCCAAAAACAGAAAGAATCCGAACATTTGGATCAGATCGAGAGATTGAAGATCCAGCTTTTCGGGAGAAAGACTGAGAAATGGAGTCAGATCGAAAAAGATCAAGGATTTCTTTTTAACGAAATAGAAAGCTCCTTGCAAGAAGATTCTCCTGAACCCGAAGAAGAAAGTCTTTTTAGTCCTGTTAAAAGCCATACAAGAAAGAAGACGGGAAGAAAACCTTTCCCGGACTACTTTCCAAGAATCGAAATCCTACATGATATTCCTGAAATTGATAAAACCTGTTCTTGTGGTCACGAGCTTACTCGTATCGGAGAAGACAAGTCCGAGAAGTTAGATATTATCCCGGCTAAAATACAAGTCGAAGTTCATATTCGCCCTAAGTATGCGTGTAAGCATTGTGAAGGAACTTCTGATGAAACTCTACCTGTCGTAAGAATCGCGCCGGTTCCCCATCAGATCGCTGAGAAGAGTATGCTTTCTTCCGGATTCTTAGCTCACACGCTTACTCAAAAGTTTGCGGATGCTCTTCCGTTTTACAGACAAGCCGGGATTCTCCAGAGATCGGGAGTGGATATTTCAAGGAGCACCCTTTCCAATACCGCAATTCAAGTTTTTGAAAAACTTTCTCCGATGATCGAGGATGTGAGAAGGGAACTTTTCAAATCGAAGTATTTGCAGATCGATGAGACGATTCTTCAAGTGTTAAACGAAGAAGGAAAGTTGAATACATCCAAATCGTATATGTGGGTGATCCGAGGGTTCATCAGAGAAAAGCCCGTTGTTCTCTATCATTATGAGCCGAGTCGGAGCGCTAAGTTTTTAGAAGAATGGATCCAGGGATTTGAAGGAATCATCCAAACGGACGGTTTTGAATCTTACGATTCTTTGTTGAAAGTTAAATCTAAGATTCTTCACGCGGGATGTTGGAATCATGCGAGGAGGAGATTTTTCGAAATTCTAAAAATCGATTCTAAGAATGTGCAAGCAGAATGGATCGTAAAGAAAATCGGTAAGCTTTATACAATCGAGTCAAAAGCTAAGGTAGAAAGTTTAAGTTCTGAAGAACATCTGAAACTCAGGCAATCCGAATCTAAGCCTATCGTTGATGAGATTCGTTCTTGGATGAACAAACGGATCGTCGAAGTTGCTCCCAAATCTTCTATGGGAAAAGCGCTCTCTTATCTTTCTGGCCAGTGGGAAAAACTGCTTCTCTTTTTGGATCATCCGGAATTGCAATTAGATACGAATCTCGTTGAGAACGACATTCGTCCTTTTGTGATCGGTAGAAAAAACTGGCTCTTCTCCGGTTGTCCACAAGGGGCAACTGCGAGCGCGGGATTCTATTCGTTAATTCAAAATGCAAAGATCTCAGGTATCGATCCTTACGCTTATTTACGAGATCTTTTTAAGTCTTGGGAAACGATACCGAGAAGTCTTTCTTGCGAGGATCTGCCAAAAAACGGTGGGCTTGTGGTTCGTTAG
- a CDS encoding AAA family ATPase: protein MILKKVKISDFHSIRDSNEFSIGDITCLVGKNEAGKTAVLEALRRLNPVEAKLGEFSITDDYPRRDVEDYRQSVQNGKKSHVTVVDAIFELEDSDISELTKVFGKNCIITKELKLSKGYSNVRTFVFEIDIKKSLEFLCSGIELLPDFKEKIINSEDAEDVLSLISSVEKTEAVAKLEKKVAAMKEGFSHYAYNQLLRPRVPQFLYFDEYHQMRGRDNIEQLKHRLETNTLQSPDYPLIGLVNLSRLKLDELLNPGRTQELKNRLEGAGNHLTKQIVKYWSQNKHLQMRFDVRPAQPQDPEGMRSGTNIWAEVYDSKHWVSTGLETRSRGFVWFFSFLAWYSDLKQKDSPLILLLDEPGLFLHAKAQEDLLNYFESELKDKHQLIYSTHSPFMVNPKQFDRIRIVQDNSITSDEDLPISQDGTKIISDVLEASGDSLFPLQGALGYELSQTLFVGPNSLVVEGVSDLLFIQGISIILELKKKNGLDQRWVITPVGGADKIPTFVALLGAQKDLNIAVLMDYQKKDQQTIENLYKRKLLKQKQVVTFVDFVSATEADIEDMFDPGFYIRLVNEEFATELQLPIVLEELNGALPRITAKLEEYFKQKPLKNGVSFNHYRPARYFLENVSKFNDELDMNTIERFSKCLNVLNSLL, encoded by the coding sequence ATGATTTTAAAAAAAGTTAAAATATCAGATTTTCATAGCATTCGAGATTCTAACGAATTTTCAATCGGTGATATTACTTGTCTTGTTGGTAAAAATGAAGCAGGGAAGACCGCCGTTTTAGAAGCCCTTCGTCGGTTGAATCCTGTAGAAGCTAAATTGGGAGAATTTAGCATTACTGATGATTATCCGCGTAGAGATGTAGAAGACTATCGTCAATCTGTTCAAAATGGAAAAAAGAGTCATGTGACAGTCGTCGATGCAATCTTTGAATTAGAAGATTCAGACATCTCCGAATTAACTAAAGTTTTTGGAAAAAATTGTATTATAACAAAGGAGCTTAAACTTTCAAAAGGATATAGTAACGTACGCACATTTGTCTTTGAGATTGATATAAAAAAATCTTTAGAGTTTCTATGCTCTGGGATTGAATTGCTTCCAGATTTTAAGGAAAAAATTATTAATAGTGAAGACGCAGAGGATGTGTTATCTTTAATATCAAGTGTTGAAAAGACGGAAGCTGTTGCAAAGCTTGAAAAGAAAGTTGCGGCAATGAAGGAAGGTTTTTCACATTACGCATACAATCAATTGTTGAGACCAAGGGTTCCTCAGTTCTTATACTTTGATGAATATCATCAAATGCGCGGTCGAGATAATATAGAGCAATTGAAACATAGACTTGAAACGAATACCTTGCAAAGCCCAGATTATCCACTGATAGGTCTTGTGAACTTATCTCGACTCAAACTTGATGAACTTCTGAATCCGGGAAGAACTCAAGAGTTGAAAAATCGATTAGAAGGGGCAGGGAATCATCTCACTAAACAAATAGTTAAATATTGGTCTCAAAATAAGCATCTTCAAATGAGATTTGATGTTAGACCAGCGCAACCTCAAGATCCAGAGGGAATGAGATCAGGAACGAATATTTGGGCTGAAGTATATGATAGTAAGCATTGGGTAAGTACTGGTTTAGAAACAAGATCACGAGGGTTTGTTTGGTTTTTTTCTTTTCTTGCGTGGTATTCAGATTTAAAGCAAAAAGACAGTCCGCTTATATTGTTATTAGATGAACCAGGGTTATTCCTCCATGCAAAAGCGCAAGAGGACTTATTAAACTATTTTGAGTCTGAATTGAAGGATAAGCATCAACTGATCTATTCTACTCACTCTCCATTTATGGTTAACCCAAAGCAATTCGATAGAATCCGCATTGTTCAAGATAATTCTATTACCTCAGATGAAGATCTTCCTATAAGTCAAGATGGAACAAAGATTATTTCAGATGTTCTAGAGGCAAGTGGAGATAGTTTATTCCCGTTACAAGGAGCTTTAGGGTATGAACTTAGCCAAACTTTATTTGTTGGACCGAATAGCTTAGTCGTTGAAGGCGTTTCAGATCTTTTATTTATTCAAGGAATAAGTATAATTTTAGAATTGAAAAAAAAGAATGGCTTAGATCAGCGTTGGGTTATTACTCCTGTAGGCGGTGCTGATAAAATTCCGACTTTTGTTGCACTTTTAGGAGCGCAGAAAGATCTTAATATAGCTGTCTTAATGGATTATCAGAAGAAAGATCAGCAAACAATTGAAAATCTATATAAAAGAAAGTTATTAAAACAAAAACAGGTTGTAACATTTGTAGACTTTGTTAGTGCAACAGAGGCTGATATTGAAGATATGTTTGACCCAGGTTTTTATATTCGGTTGGTGAATGAAGAATTTGCTACTGAACTTCAACTTCCGATTGTGTTGGAAGAACTAAATGGCGCTTTACCAAGAATTACTGCAAAGCTAGAAGAATACTTTAAACAAAAGCCACTGAAAAATGGCGTCAGCTTTAATCATTACCGACCAGCACGATATTTTCTTGAAAATGTATCAAAATTTAATGATGAGCTTGATATGAATACTATTGAAAGATTTAGTAAATGCTTAAATGTTCTCAATAGTCTTTTGTAG
- a CDS encoding helix-turn-helix domain-containing protein encodes MDFEEFLIKVGKNIQRIRKEKGLTQENMDEGDYAVPVRTLQDIEAGRANFTANSIFKLSKRLKVKPKDLLDI; translated from the coding sequence GTGGATTTCGAAGAATTTTTAATAAAAGTCGGAAAGAATATTCAGAGAATACGAAAGGAAAAGGGACTTACCCAGGAAAATATGGATGAAGGTGATTACGCCGTTCCGGTAAGAACTTTACAAGATATTGAAGCGGGCAGGGCTAATTTTACTGCTAACTCAATTTTCAAGCTTTCTAAACGATTAAAGGTTAAGCCCAAAGATCTTTTAGATATTTAA
- a CDS encoding helix-turn-helix domain-containing protein yields MKSFKTHLKTKIKNEKFKEKFQEEKELINLSIELHELREKKGLSQSELAKMAHVTQQQLSKIENGVNCNLATFLKVCHALDLEVKVKSRKNIA; encoded by the coding sequence ATGAAATCATTCAAAACACATTTAAAAACTAAAATTAAAAACGAGAAATTCAAAGAAAAGTTCCAAGAAGAAAAAGAACTTATAAATTTATCTATAGAACTACATGAGTTACGAGAAAAAAAGGGTCTATCTCAATCAGAACTTGCAAAGATGGCTCATGTAACTCAACAACAACTTTCAAAAATTGAAAACGGTGTGAATTGTAATCTTGCTACTTTTTTGAAAGTTTGTCATGCATTAGATTTAGAAGTAAAGGTTAAATCTCGCAAGAATATTGCATGA
- a CDS encoding DUF6680 family protein, with protein sequence MIDFSEKTFYIFFTLFSSLISGLIGVLISNYYFRRLETRKLKLDVLRNIVKFRFFLLSSGSITNDNKEFFAALNEVFIIFHDSKEILNCLKKLHDELQLQGRLIDNIISLIKHMASNLGINITKLNDSFIESPFVPK encoded by the coding sequence ATGATAGATTTTTCTGAAAAGACATTTTATATTTTTTTTACTTTATTTAGCTCTTTGATTTCGGGTTTAATCGGCGTTTTGATTTCAAATTATTATTTTCGAAGATTAGAAACTCGAAAATTGAAATTAGATGTTTTGCGAAATATTGTGAAGTTTCGTTTTTTCCTCCTATCTTCCGGATCTATTACAAATGATAATAAAGAATTTTTTGCAGCATTAAATGAAGTATTTATTATTTTTCACGATTCAAAAGAAATTCTAAATTGCTTAAAAAAATTGCATGATGAATTACAATTACAAGGTCGACTAATTGACAACATTATTAGCCTCATTAAGCATATGGCAAGTAATCTTGGTATTAATATAACGAAATTAAATGATAGTTTTATTGAAAGCCCGTTTGTGCCGAAATAA
- the tnpA gene encoding IS66 family insertion sequence element accessory protein TnpA, which yields MKKTKIDWPKEFDDFSKSGLSQPQYCKERHLKYTTFRYHWERRSKHSEKNDFVEIPPSSTNSQSLVEAEFLTLKIDTSGKASLQVNVQFSLGRWS from the coding sequence ATGAAAAAAACGAAAATAGATTGGCCCAAAGAGTTTGATGACTTTTCAAAGAGTGGACTTTCCCAGCCTCAGTATTGTAAAGAAAGACACCTCAAATACACGACGTTTCGATATCATTGGGAGAGACGTTCTAAGCATTCAGAGAAGAACGACTTTGTAGAAATTCCTCCTTCCTCGACAAATTCTCAGTCATTGGTAGAAGCCGAATTTTTGACCCTAAAGATAGATACGTCGGGGAAGGCATCGCTCCAAGTAAACGTTCAGTTTAGTTTAGGACGATGGAGTTAA
- a CDS encoding 3'-5' exonuclease, translated as MSISGLSYLEVPIVIIDTETTGLDPVGDKIVEISLVKIEPDQEPKLILDTLVNPEIKVRGTSIHGISDLDVQGAPTFKEIAGNIIEAIDGSILASYNVYFDLSFLQSGLANLKIDFDIPYFCLMYMRPMLKIGKKCPLTDACNEEGIKIEQHHRASSDALSGAHLWKRYKSELQNKNIATFGEMTKLGTYKFLQSFKRPLFKKQTNKSLNVSNSLKARSKVIDDKSKRLNEYWEALKTTFYDFEISNDEIDYLKSKIQFLKLSLNEIKYLHAKFFSGVLIDYMQDFEITEYEDENLRFLYNSLKRIGWAPGFPEI; from the coding sequence ATGAGTATATCAGGATTAAGTTATTTAGAAGTTCCCATAGTAATCATTGATACAGAAACCACTGGTCTTGATCCAGTCGGTGACAAGATAGTGGAAATTTCATTAGTAAAAATTGAGCCCGATCAAGAACCAAAGCTTATCTTAGATACACTTGTAAATCCAGAAATAAAGGTTAGGGGAACTAGCATTCATGGGATTAGTGATTTAGACGTTCAAGGTGCTCCGACTTTCAAAGAAATTGCAGGTAATATCATTGAGGCGATTGACGGATCCATTTTAGCTTCTTATAACGTATACTTTGATTTGAGTTTTCTTCAGTCAGGCTTAGCAAATTTAAAAATAGATTTTGATATACCTTATTTTTGTTTAATGTACATGAGACCGATGCTCAAGATTGGAAAAAAATGTCCCCTAACGGATGCATGTAATGAGGAAGGTATAAAAATTGAGCAGCACCATAGAGCATCTTCGGATGCTTTATCCGGAGCACATTTATGGAAACGTTATAAAAGTGAATTGCAAAATAAGAACATTGCGACGTTCGGTGAGATGACCAAATTAGGCACTTATAAATTTCTTCAAAGTTTTAAGCGCCCTCTGTTTAAAAAACAAACGAATAAATCACTTAATGTTTCTAATAGTTTAAAGGCGCGATCTAAGGTTATCGATGACAAAAGTAAACGGTTGAATGAATACTGGGAAGCACTTAAAACTACTTTTTACGATTTCGAGATTTCCAATGATGAAATTGACTATTTAAAAAGTAAAATTCAATTTCTGAAACTGTCATTAAATGAAATAAAATATTTACACGCGAAGTTTTTCTCTGGCGTATTAATAGATTACATGCAAGATTTTGAGATTACCGAATATGAAGATGAAAATCTTAGGTTCCTATATAATAGCTTAAAGCGAATTGGATGGGCTCCGGGATTCCCGGAAATTTAG
- the tnpB gene encoding IS66 family insertion sequence element accessory protein TnpB (TnpB, as the term is used for proteins encoded by IS66 family insertion elements, is considered an accessory protein, since TnpC, encoded by a neighboring gene, is a DDE family transposase.) — translation MELNPGNRKVYLRPGATDLRKSINTLSVIVEGKMKKDPYSASVFLFCNRKKDKLKMLYWDKSGFCLWQKRLEESKFPWPNSEEEVHKIPVERFHWLLNGIDFFKEHKKLKYKNVS, via the coding sequence ATGGAGTTAAATCCCGGAAACAGAAAAGTGTATCTTCGACCTGGGGCGACGGATTTAAGGAAATCGATCAATACGCTCTCTGTAATCGTAGAAGGAAAGATGAAAAAAGATCCGTATTCGGCGAGCGTCTTTCTCTTCTGCAATCGCAAGAAAGATAAACTGAAGATGCTCTACTGGGATAAGAGCGGGTTTTGCCTTTGGCAGAAGAGACTGGAAGAGAGTAAATTCCCGTGGCCGAACTCAGAGGAGGAAGTGCATAAAATACCCGTTGAAAGGTTTCATTGGCTATTGAATGGGATCGATTTTTTCAAAGAGCACAAGAAACTAAAATACAAGAATGTCAGTTGA
- a CDS encoding esterase/lipase family protein produces the protein MTRNYLIILFLSLSIPLFAQKFEKAKNGKSFDCVILIHGFLRSSKQLKNMGDYLTDNNLLVFYVDYPSRSNTIQEVSKSYLSPIVQNNCISKFNKIHFVTHSAGGIVLRHFLKENKIKRLGRVVMLAPPNKGSEIADFLSGYNFVNTLLGPILMQLKTDNSSFVNNIGTPNFELGIIMGDSSNDPISSMIIPGDDDGKVSIENSKLNSMKEFLLVDRTHTFIMDGVEVQKATLQFIKTGTFK, from the coding sequence ATGACAAGAAATTATTTGATTATCCTCTTTCTTAGTTTATCAATTCCTCTGTTTGCTCAAAAGTTTGAGAAAGCAAAGAATGGAAAATCATTTGATTGCGTTATACTTATTCATGGGTTTTTAAGATCTTCAAAACAGCTTAAAAATATGGGGGATTATTTGACTGATAATAATCTTTTGGTTTTTTACGTGGATTATCCTTCGAGGAGTAATACTATACAAGAAGTATCTAAATCTTATTTATCCCCTATAGTTCAAAATAATTGTATTTCTAAGTTTAATAAAATTCATTTCGTTACTCATTCCGCAGGCGGAATCGTTCTGAGGCACTTTCTTAAAGAGAATAAAATCAAAAGGCTTGGTCGAGTTGTAATGTTGGCTCCACCAAATAAGGGAAGCGAGATCGCTGATTTTCTATCGGGCTATAATTTTGTTAATACCTTGCTTGGTCCGATATTGATGCAACTAAAAACAGATAACTCGAGTTTTGTTAATAACATAGGAACACCGAATTTTGAACTTGGAATTATTATGGGAGATTCGAGCAATGATCCAATTTCTTCAATGATTATTCCTGGCGACGATGATGGTAAAGTTTCGATTGAAAATAGTAAATTGAATTCTATGAAAGAATTTCTACTCGTTGATCGAACCCACACTTTTATTATGGATGGCGTGGAAGTCCAGAAAGCAACGTTGCAATTTATTAAGACTGGAACATTCAAATAG
- a CDS encoding DUF6998 domain-containing protein: protein MDNLPNQIIALKKIVRSLQIDHPGKKFTLDGILIGSIGEVYAEYKYGLTPLKSGTKTHDCQKGNKLVQVKTTQRKSIVIAHKPKHLIVLKLEDNGEFHEIYNGKGVRVWDLIKNRKIPKYGYYSISINQLSKIMLQVPLKEKIKEVK from the coding sequence TTGGATAATTTACCCAATCAAATCATTGCTCTAAAAAAAATTGTCAGATCTTTACAGATCGATCATCCGGGAAAAAAATTTACTTTAGATGGCATACTTATAGGGAGTATTGGAGAAGTTTATGCAGAATATAAATATGGACTAACACCTTTGAAAAGTGGGACTAAAACGCATGATTGCCAAAAAGGTAATAAATTAGTTCAAGTTAAGACAACTCAAAGGAAATCAATAGTAATTGCGCATAAACCAAAGCACTTGATTGTGCTTAAATTGGAAGACAATGGAGAATTTCATGAGATTTATAATGGGAAAGGTGTTAGAGTTTGGGATCTGATTAAAAACCGAAAAATTCCAAAGTATGGATATTATTCAATTTCGATTAACCAGCTAAGTAAAATAATGCTTCAAGTCCCACTTAAAGAAAAAATAAAGGAAGTTAAGTGA
- a CDS encoding helix-turn-helix domain-containing protein yields MKSFKTHLKTKIKNEKFKEKFQEEKELINLSIELHELREKKGLSQSELAKMAHVTQQQLSKIENGVNCNLATFLKVCHALDLEVKVKSRKNIA; encoded by the coding sequence ATGAAATCATTCAAAACACATTTAAAAACTAAAATTAAAAACGAGAAATTCAAAGAAAAGTTCCAAGAAGAAAAAGAACTTATAAATTTATCTATAGAACTACATGAGTTACGAGAAAAAAAGGGTCTATCTCAATCAGAACTTGCAAAGATGGCTCATGTAACTCAACAACAACTTTCGAAAATTGAAAACGGTGTGAATTGTAATCTTGCTACTTTTTTGAAAGTTTGTCACGCATTAGATTTAGAAGTAAAGGTTAAATCTCGCAAGAATATTGCATGA
- a CDS encoding nucleotidyltransferase family protein, producing the protein MDREQVLENIRKHIETIQSFGIDSIGLFGSVARNENSQNSDLDILVNYRDGKLNLDSYMDLKFFLESLFQCKVDLVTKSSIKPYLKERILEEVIYAA; encoded by the coding sequence ATGGATCGGGAACAAGTTTTAGAAAATATTCGAAAGCATATTGAAACTATTCAATCATTTGGAATAGATTCAATCGGTTTATTCGGATCTGTGGCAAGAAACGAAAATTCGCAAAATAGTGATTTAGACATTCTTGTAAATTATCGAGATGGCAAACTTAATTTGGATTCTTATATGGATCTGAAGTTTTTTCTAGAAAGTTTATTTCAATGCAAGGTAGATTTAGTTACGAAATCTAGCATCAAGCCGTATCTAAAGGAACGTATTTTAGAAGAAGTTATCTATGCAGCGTGA
- a CDS encoding HepT-like ribonuclease domain-containing protein: protein MQRDFGAYLQDILDSINEIEKFTSGIDSKSKLVSNLEKKRAVERDIEIIGEAVKKLPESLRNLRPEIEWKKIAGVRDILAHGYFSVDDDIIWDIVTNRLSSLKIACVDLLKKN, encoded by the coding sequence ATGCAGCGTGATTTTGGTGCCTATTTACAAGATATACTTGATAGCATAAACGAAATCGAGAAATTTACTTCTGGAATTGATTCAAAATCTAAGCTTGTCAGTAATTTAGAAAAGAAAAGAGCCGTTGAACGGGATATAGAAATTATTGGTGAAGCAGTAAAGAAACTCCCTGAGAGTTTACGGAATTTACGTCCTGAAATCGAATGGAAGAAAATTGCTGGAGTCCGAGATATTCTTGCTCATGGATATTTTTCTGTCGATGATGATATAATTTGGGATATTGTTACTAATCGTTTATCATCTTTAAAAATTGCCTGTGTCGACTTATTAAAGAAAAACTAA
- a CDS encoding BrnA antitoxin family protein codes for MKTRKKISSLKTESAEIDFWSKNDSTDYIDYSKAKKVSFPNLKPTTKMISLRLPEALIDRLKVMANKKDIPYQSLIKLLLSDKVEEELKR; via the coding sequence ATGAAAACTCGTAAAAAAATATCGTCTTTAAAAACAGAGAGTGCAGAAATTGATTTTTGGTCAAAGAATGATTCTACTGACTATATCGATTATTCGAAGGCAAAAAAAGTATCTTTTCCGAATTTAAAGCCTACAACAAAAATGATTTCACTTAGATTGCCTGAAGCACTAATTGATAGATTGAAAGTTATGGCGAACAAGAAAGACATTCCGTATCAATCTTTAATAAAACTTTTGCTTTCAGATAAAGTAGAGGAAGAGCTTAAAAGATAG